In one Kitasatospora cineracea genomic region, the following are encoded:
- a CDS encoding biotin--[acetyl-CoA-carboxylase] ligase — MTTPDSPRPRRSGLRGFGHDGPSPWTDLERPPLDERALRLDLLRPGALWTSLDVVTETGSTNADLAARAKDGAPEGAVLVAESQNAGRGRLDRRWNAPPRSGLFLSVLLRPQGVPMERYGWLPILIGTAVSAALDRIAEVRTGLKWPNDLQAVVDGQERKLGGILTELSGGAVVAGLGLNVSLRADELPVPTATSLALAGAGTTDRSTLLRAVLREFAELYGEWTTAAGDPHASGLLPAYTARCTTLNRPVRVQLPGERELLGEAVAVDGDGCLVVRTPDGARHPVAAGDVVHVRPRD; from the coding sequence GTGACCACTCCCGACAGTCCCCGTCCCCGCCGCTCCGGCCTGCGCGGCTTCGGCCACGACGGCCCCTCCCCGTGGACCGACCTGGAGCGCCCCCCGCTGGACGAACGGGCCCTGCGGCTCGACCTGCTGCGCCCCGGGGCCCTGTGGACCTCACTCGATGTGGTGACCGAGACCGGCTCCACCAACGCCGACCTCGCCGCCCGCGCCAAGGACGGCGCGCCCGAGGGCGCGGTGCTGGTCGCCGAGTCGCAGAACGCCGGTCGCGGCCGCCTCGACCGCCGCTGGAACGCCCCGCCGCGCTCCGGGCTGTTCCTGTCGGTGCTGCTGCGCCCGCAGGGCGTCCCGATGGAGCGCTACGGCTGGCTGCCGATCCTGATCGGCACCGCCGTCTCCGCCGCCCTCGACCGGATCGCCGAGGTGCGCACCGGCCTGAAGTGGCCCAACGACCTGCAGGCCGTCGTCGACGGGCAGGAGCGCAAGCTCGGCGGCATCCTCACCGAACTGTCCGGCGGCGCCGTGGTGGCCGGCCTCGGCCTGAACGTCTCGCTGCGCGCCGACGAACTGCCCGTCCCCACCGCGACCTCGCTGGCCCTGGCCGGCGCCGGCACCACCGACCGCTCGACCCTGCTGCGCGCCGTGCTGCGCGAGTTCGCCGAACTGTACGGCGAGTGGACCACCGCGGCCGGCGACCCGCACGCCAGCGGCCTGCTGCCCGCCTACACCGCCCGCTGCACCACGCTGAACCGCCCGGTGCGGGTCCAGCTGCCCGGGGAGCGCGAACTGCTCGGCGAGGCCGTCGCGGTGGACGGCGACGGCTGCCTGGTGGTGCGCACCCCCGACGGCGCCCGGCACCCCGTCGCCGCCGGGGACGTGGTGCACGTC